A window of Paenibacillus phoenicis genomic DNA:
CGCATTGGTCAGCGCTTCCTGTACCAGCCGGAAGATCGCTGCCTCCATCGGAGAGGACAACCGGTGCTCTTTGCCCCGGGTTTCAAAGGTTGCTCTGATTTTCGTTTTTTCTTCGTAGTCATGTACATACTTCCGCAGCGTCGGAATCAATCCCAGATCATCCAAAGCCATCGGCCGCAGGTTGAAAATAACCTTCCGCATCTCTTCCAAACTCGAGCGGACCTGCGCTTTCAAATCTACTATTTCGTCCTGCACTAGTTTAAATTCCTGCTTAGCAAGCATTCTTTCTACAATTTCCGTCCTTAGCACTAGATTCGCCAGAAGCTGGGCAGGACCGTCGTGAATCTCGCGGGAGATACGTTTTCGTTCCTCTTCCTGAGCCAAAATAATCTTCAATCCGATCAACTGACGGTTCTTCGCAGATTCCAAAATCCGGGTCACTTGTCCTAATTCACCGGAAAAATACTCCAGCACGACACTCATCTGCGAGCTGATCGTTTCGGCGCGCTCCACCGACTTCTCCACGTTACGTGCACGCTTCTGCAGTTCATCGCGGCGAGCCTTCAGATACATTTCCTTCTCCCGGTAAATGAGCAGGTCGAGCTGGAGCTGGGTTGCTTTTTCATAGGCTTGCTTAATATCTTCTTCAGTATAACGCACGAAGTCCCGGCTGACTTCCGTCAGCCGGATGCGGGATTTTCGGTAGTTGACCTCAAGTTGATCAACCTTCTCTACCGTTTCCGCCGTTTCCTTCATGACATTCTGCAGCTCGTTGTTGAGCGTCTTCAG
This region includes:
- a CDS encoding sensor histidine kinase, producing MDFQADAIDRVINNAVSVLENSKLQILEILDSARNELKTLNNELQNVMKETAETVEKVDQLEVNYRKSRIRLTEVSRDFVRYTEEDIKQAYEKATQLQLDLLIYREKEMYLKARRDELQKRARNVEKSVERAETISSQMSVVLEYFSGELGQVTRILESAKNRQLIGLKIILAQEEERKRISREIHDGPAQLLANLVLRTEIVERMLAKQEFKLVQDEIVDLKAQVRSSLEEMRKVIFNLRPMALDDLGLIPTLRKYVHDYEEKTKIRATFETRGKEHRLSSPMEAAIFRLVQEALTNAAKHAFPTYVGVEITYQAQMIRIVVTDNGLGFKVDQLEQKTKEHTHFGLIGMRERVELLEGRMEIESAANLGTKIIIHIPTNSDKRKEYQDG